GGTACtgtacatgactttgtattaaaattactgataacataaaaatacatGCATATGTATGTGATATACATGTACCAGTAAAATGTCATAAGTGCCATAGGCTAGTGTGCAACTGATAACATAATTTGTGTGAATACAATTTCTTTTGTGTGCATCTAGGTACtgtacatgactttgtattaaaattactgataacataaaaatacatGCATATGTATGTGATATACATGTACCAGTAAAATGTCATAAGTGCCATAGGCTAGTGTGCAACTGATAACATAATTTGTTCATCCTCATTTCCCTTCTTCCATCTACTTAATTTGCAGTGTCATTCAgattgtctgtctgtctgtctgtctgtctgctcttTTGTGTACATTCATTCTTCCATTTACTGTCTTTCTATCTGTCACTTATTCTCTTTGTTCTCCTCTGTCCAGTCACCCAAACGTCAGTTTTACCATTACTTTAAATTCCACCTTTAGGTTCATCTGTTGGATCATTTAACTGTACTTCCATCTGTAGACTTGTTTGTGTTACTTAAATTGAGTTACAAGAAAGtacagttttttgtttttgttgctttatttttttaatctacataagattttgacagtaaaggtaattttttttgtgtgtgtgcaGGAGAACCAAATCTGGTATGGGTAGACAAATATCAACCTCATGCAGTGAAGCAGATTATTGGTCAGTAGGGTGATAAGAGCTCAATGAGAAAGCTGATGAACTGGCTGAGAGACTGGGAAAAGAATAGAAAGAAACCAGCCTCTAAATGTGAGTACATGTGTATCTGATTGTCAAGATGCCTTTCctttaaatacatgtacatgtaacttctcttcagGCAAGTATGCAAACAGTTCAGGCAAACTGACGCAGAAAGCAGATGAAAAAGTTTGGGTTGTAACCAGATAGGGGAATCATTctagtgggggagggggggggagtagcaattctcctagtcacctgatgctactgaaattaatttaagcTTTGGCAAGATTAGTCTTCTGGCAATTGTGCTGACTTTACCTttgactctttaactcccataagagaccaagacaggatttctccttacaatatcaatacaatattgagcaagcaagttatgagaataaaaaaaaattaattaggggattattaaatgatacaataccaaattatctaAATCATATGAAGTtgatggcagacagtaagaagtaATGTGAGCTCTTTGGAGTAAAAGGGTTTAGTGCATGAACCTAACCTTAATTTACAGATATTTTACAGAAGACCTTAAATTGAGTTGTGATGCAAATGTTGTCTTGCTGTAGGCTGAATACCTTTCACACTGAATCCAGATTGTTTCTTAATTCCCACATTCAGAGATACATTTCTTTAAAGAGCTGTAACTTATgaactttgatgaatttatttcacttgACAGTCACTTATACATGTAGTTAGTATGTTAGTAATGGAATCACAATTGtaagcatttttattttgtacagcttcctttttcaacaaagaccAAGATGGGCCGTCCTATAAGGCAGCTCTTGTGTCCGGTTTCCTAGGAGTTGGTAAAACCACATCAGCAACACTGGTTTGTGAAGAGCTTGGTTTTACGTACACTGAAATGAATGCCAGTGACACACAGAGCAAAAAGACCTTGGAAGAACACATTTCTCAGTCACTGAACAATTAAACCATGGATGGCCTTCTGACAGgttgtcaaatttctgtaagatttgGAATTACTTTATTGATATTATTAAGGATACTTCATTCATTCTCCTGTCCTACTAAACTGATTTTCCACTGtagtttatttattataatcaactgagttggtaacgtaaattgaccaccgaaaagagttttaaagctgagtATAGCACTTCATCTATACATTGCTGCCTACGCCTGGCTTATAAGTTAATATGAAATTCAATCCTTAATGATTATCAATATATGCATTACTTGTACCTGGAAAAGCTCACCTTTCAGTTGGtacttgaaatcattaaaatttacctgaattTTCTTTGCAATGATGATAAGAACTGCCAGGGTTATTTAGCACGTTAGTGAgatctttaaaatattgtgcAAAAATTGCTAAGCCAAGGAAGGTTTTGTGGTAAATTCAGGATGGTATGAGACTATATCACATGATGAGAGGCTTATACCTTTTATAGTTGATTGAACGAAAATGCCATAGGCTTTGGTACTAAGTAATGAATTgccttttgtatttttaaagcattgacaacagatcaaataaaatatgaaaattcgGCGATGTAATATCAAAGTGCTTTTTACATCAATCTGttctttgcttcttttgcatcgttattattattattattaatataatcattattattattgttattattattattattattattattattctgttTTGAACATCAACGCCATTTCAGTAATATATTTCAACACAGCTCACAGCTCTCCCCAGTCCTTTCAAGACCTCTCGTATGGCAATCCAGAGCCCTTCGATCAACCTAAGCAGGCGATGGTTTAACGACCATCACatcagccaaaaaaaattaaattgaaaaaatagcaTGTTTATGTCATCGTGCTATACTccggattaatgaaaatgaaaagttaaaaaatgtaatatgagGCCCTGTCCAAACTTGggtataaatagtgaaacagcatagcTCCAAAAGAcaatcatggatcacgaaataaacaatgatacaccattttctgtttcgagCTCGATGAGttcatattcagcttcttcaatactgctggtgtgaccaagtgcaccgttttgttacacacttgtggggcaaatcacattttcataggagttaaggtgaggatAGAATAAGTTCatagcgacctaatgcagtgaatgagataaacgggtattgactaaagatacaaatagaaataatttgagacatgagacactagaatgaaagaaatgtcgatcttatttactcgtcacgaacgcaggatcgaatcttagaccatcggattttacgaGTTGAAGTTCTCACATATAGCTATGGATTTCTCGTTAATGAGCCAAGACATACagtggatacataaaggatcatcctgcatactgcctagatcatcaatgtcgaaagtttcatgtcttaaattacataatgatagaaaggaaatttcaagctctttcgtgacagaggaaaaaatcatttttaaccaacgaccgaaaaaaaaaaccctatccgtcagatcaggttaaacgacagattaaatatcaatgctgacatgtaaataaacataccagaccttgaggtggcttatttatcttcccatgaggaatttacgaagctgcggcatttctgattccagtatCAAGTGCGTCACATATCCGTAGGAACtattatacaattatttatggcctcgcttactgcatccaaactcagcagacaATTCTGGAGCTCAAAGAAACAGAGAGCTAGGGCCTCAGATTTCTCCTCCAACCTAAAGACAACTGGTTcaataacaatttattcataaaattcctgcaAGATACACTGAGGGTTTCTGcacacaaagatgcatggagtacataaatttaaaaaattttgaatatcttcctcGGATATTTCTCTAAGTagagtacttatggtattcgctttaGTTCTTTATAGCACGCAAAacgatttaaatatgcttttctctagatacaacgagaagtcaagtatttttcttggaaaagaactttattggagttaaatttattgcgAGTACTCTTCAGGTGAGGAAAGCTAATGAAGAAGTATGTAGCATATTACAATCGAAAGacatgaaaattggaaaaaaatatacataaagaatacatattatcgatgtgatttctttagctttgtatctccctcCGGTGATGAATATGTGCAACTTGTTATTACAAAGTATACGTAGATATCAACGCAACAACCAGCGAAAAAATTAGTGTTCGTTGAGAGCAGAGAAAGTTATCGCTTATAGCGAAGTATCTTGGTATAACACTAAATTTTCTTTGCATGTGAGAGAAAGCCAgtgaatgaaaacaactgaGGGATGGATGCTCATTTTAACTTGTTCGGGACTCGACTACACACGAACAAACCCATCTTGATTTTGTGAATCAGCATCCTTTTCATATAAGGAAGGAACagattttattattcaaaaactgATTGTATCGGGATGACATCCAAAGCGCTTCTGAATTTCACTGGACACttacgcttttgactgcaaaaatattaagtGCAGAATTGGCGAGAGTTGTTtacggtaaaaaaaaagttcaccgtTATTATATTTAGAAACGTTGTCACGGTGaaagtggaaaatgaaaatttgagagaactgtaacgctaaagggaagatgaccaaaaacaaatttttatcatataaaatacGCTGATTggtatcgccaatcagctgctggaCGTCACCCGCTTTCGCGCCACTTTATTACGTTCGtgaatgaatggcaaattcTCATTCCTTAATAAAGTCGCCTTTCAAGTTGTCTGCAAATGCCtatggtgtttatataataaacaaaacaatacttGGCTGCTTGTAGATATGGGATTACTATTGTCATAGAGAGCGcattgaacgagggatatatcgagttgataatttgaagagaaattgcattggtacaatataacTCACGGTGTGAATTCCTCTTTATCGATTCAGTTATGGCAGAATGTAACATTTCCTACTCTGAATAGAAAAGGGATTTTGCGGATTGCGAGTATTTCGcactaaaagagaaagagctgcattaaattacaaactgaATTAATTAATAGTCGTgcagaaacatgtaaacaaataataaccataaaagaataaaacaaagaaaaaaacaagcacaataacTAAGAGGAACACCAATTTTGATCGCGAAACTGGGAGTTAGACGACGTTAGAtcttttaaactcgtgaatatgcaaccttcatttttttatcgaaattgttgtaaagcaaagtattattcttaatattttcaggcatgtagaattaacaaatgacatcgtttgGAGAAAAGAGGGATTCAGAGGATGACAGTTCAACAGGTACaaaccaattttcattctgcaactgattatagctgtagagctcatgttatttacaatgaaatatcGTAATCTTAATTTCCTTGCGGCTGACaacaattaagtttaatttcagtcgaattttctcgggttattgttgtcagacgtaaaaatatttcacttgcgTACAATTACAAATTTCATTGGTTCCTCTCATTTGCCTCGTGGTTAAATAGTTTGCACCCGATGCAATTTCCCAAAGCcttaaactcctagaagtgatataACGTGTAATttatccctgtaatatcaatacattatccagcaaacaggtaataagaacactcaaagttttatcaggtagaattcgttatctttgaactaacaccaaatttccgtacctactttgaaaggaaacatgtagcagcttgaagggaagaattaacaattagatcacaggagttaaaggtttaactgtgCATGATAACTATGCGGCAGAAGCGcgtgatgagcatgtgacaaaGCTAGATAACTTGCTGTACATAATTATAGCTCTCGTCAATATCAAAACCAACTATtatctctcgaaaacaaacgaattTAAGAATATACAAAATGcctacgtttcttttgatatcgtaacaCTAGcgatatatagtaataataacggtaatatgCTTGTCGGTGAGAAACCagtattttttcagtttccaatacgtgacatctccaccgcacgctgtaagCGTACCATTTGTATCTTCATGTATAAAGGTATCGATGTCGTCATGATAGCCGGATTTATCAtcatgacagttttactttccatgtaggctgtttttttttttattgtctttttttttttcatctaaagcTGAATTCAATTCGTTTTAAAGGAAATAGTTCTTGCAATGAGAAATTGTTGTATTGTAATTTCTGAAATTGAAGTGGTTTTCCGGCGAGCTGACTTTCGGTGCAGCGGTCTCTGTATTCGATGCTCctatataaaaattgtattggattccaattttcaatcaatatcttttGAACAAAAAGGATGATACATGTCCACTACGTATCTATAAGGTGGTTAGTAGTATCACTTCTGACTGGTTATCTGTCAGAGTTCGGTTTTAGTAGATATACATTTTCGCGCAATGCCGGACTAAATGGGCGCAATGTTTGAGTGTTTACATCGTGCGCTGGAAGATAAAACTGTGAGCTCAGTAAATGCTGATATTGGAGCAGACTCCTGTTCTGTAAGGCAAAACCACCTCAGCAGCTTCACGAAAATTTCCCAATCACAATTATATTACAGAAGATTCTCTTTTGATCAGCAATTCGTTcacaaataaatataaagttCTTTTTTGCTTTACGATatcgaaatgtttttttttagtgtcaTTTCGCTTTCAGTCTACTTCCTCCACCAAATGCTCATTTGGCCTGGCAGTGAATTCATTCGCCTACAAGATCAAGCTATACAGGAGTCTGCGTGTTGCGCTTGGCTTTCAATTTGATGTAGATAAAGTTTCTTTAtaacaagaattttgatgaaaaggacACTTTCCAGTGCCATCTTCTCCGGTCCCTCAGAATAATCTCGTATTCAGTGCCTTTTTtgaattcgaaatgaaaaaatcgGGTCCTTCCCCATAATATTTTGGTAAAGAGCCAGCTTCTTCCAGTTATTCACAATTTCCTGGCtccttcgaaaaaaaaaatgaatggaatgTTTTATTTACTAGAACTTATGAATTTGTTAAAGAACCTTTGTCCAGCAATTTTTTCGATAGCTTTGGGGGAATTTTTACACATGCGCTTTGTAGAAGAACAGAGATCCTACACTCGCTACCACGGGTCTATAAACGTGTTTTGTTACGCAAAGGCTTGCGGGGCGTCGTGACGGTTACGTAGACCTTCGGAGGTGTTTCGGGCTTGAATAAGTAATGCGAATTCTCTCGGCCCCACACGCGATGAAATGAAGGAATAAGAGAAAGAGTCTTTTATTGCATAACATTTTATCTGTGTTTATCCATGCCTACCGGGTACAATTGGGTTGTTTATTGCAACTCACGCATTTTGATAAGGGACAGCCTTGAACACCGTTTCTTTagaaaagactaaaaaacaaacaagcaaacaaacaaacgaatgaaaaaaacaaacatgacacaACCCGCTAAACTTGACTGGAGCTGTCACGCAACCACAATAGCGTGACGGAGGGAACTTTCAGATTCTCATTCATCCTCTATGTTCAAGTATACAACGTTTTCTTTAAGTTACTTTCATTTGAGtctcctcttttttatttttaacgaTTTAGCGCAGTGCAATCGATTCAATTTTACttctagctatggcagaaagcaACCTCCCAACAACGAGAGAAGAACTGGGAgtgaaaaatgaatttccaGCTACAGGTAAGAAAGGGCAACAAGGAAAGACTTCTTTATGGTAATTTTATACTGTTCGTTGATTAAGTAtaccttaatttttttgatcACTTCGACTTGAAGGTTTTAGGAATCCACTAATGAAATACGCTAGTATTAGAACGTTAGTTGTAATTGCTCATAGTTGTGATCACTagcaaagttgaaatatcttctcggtAATTTCAGCGACAGAGAAAAGTCAAGTTACGTCAAGTGACGCTGAACTGGATGAAGACGATGACCttttaagaggtgagaaaagattttttgaaagaagtcCCCATGAAGTTTTTTCACATtgacatcaaaatttgcgtatgTTCTATgaataagtttttgaaacagctaaagattgtttcttcaaatttcagACTTTGTtaccagtaaaataaaaaacaaaggaaaaaaacaaattgccCTAAATCAAAGAAGAATGGACCAAAATTAGCCCACTAGACTTTGTAAAACTCGGTTTTTCTGAGTTTTGGAAGTGCTTAGGAGAAGAGGAGGCATTTTGTCTCAGCCGTATCGCCTGTTTTGGTCCTCTAAATATTTCACGCCCCTTTAGACAGTTATGTCAACACCAGGCCCACGCTGTAAACCACTAGCCAACAAAATGTGGAGCAGCTGACTTTCACAACAGGCAAAATGGTACTTCGCGGGAAAGTGATACTTTCCCAATCAAATTTCTCCAGTTAGCCTCTTCGAGTATGTTCTCAATAGACAATTACATGTATGAGAAAAACCAAGTGATAAagggaaaaagacaaaaaaaaaaacctttttccagcGCACTTTTCTGAACGATGGTAAAAACCACGAACTCTTGTCACTCTCAGACCCTCAGTACGATGTTCCTTTTTTCGTTATCAGAACATTCacaagttttaacctttttcggTCCTGGCTTTGCTTTACTCTATGCAATATCTTATGTGGTTTTACATTCTAAcgtgaaattttgaaaaacgtaGCCTATGTGTAAAAGGGTCATTGGAAAGTGtctcgacctaaatgtaaaccgaTCAGACTTGATGTGGttatagccaagctacagctaAAACTCCAAATAGCTTgcatattttaaagaaaacaaaatacacaGATAAACTCTCCTGAAGGgcgattgtaaacaaagttgagtTAAGATAGGATCTTCCGGTGaaacttgtgatattttggaaaacgtaagccAGGTGTAAAAGGAGTTTGGAAAGCctctcgacctaaatgtaaattgataaacttgtggtaatagccaagctacagcccAGACTCCCAGCAGCTTGCACACAAACAAAATGCACAGATATTAAACTTTTCTGGTTGTTTTTTCTCATAGCTCTAAGCTCCTTTAACTTAAAAGTTCGTTTGGATATATAGAGTTGGCACCATCTGTGAAGGGTCGTATCActcattactaaatcattaaTACTAAAACGTTGTGTTTTTAGAAATAGCGAAAGTAtgtctcgaggaaggtaacaaagaatacagacaaggagaagctaataacgcgataaactcctacacggaaggacttcaagtgaactgcaaagataaacgactgaacgccaagctttacagcaacagggcaacagctcatttccgtttgggtAACAATTTCATATGTAAACATAAATCTGTCGtgcagcgttacaagataacggaatacacaatctgcatcaagaaaagaaaaaattgaaaagtaacGTAAAAACATAAATCGCCCTGTAgcggatgaaaattaagcaaagaaatgatcctcgttacattttaagcaattgtaatttttaaagGCTTCTTTGTTGCAATTCCACATGATGACCACTTTTTAAGCCTTATCTCCTGAATCTCATAGCAAACTACGTGGAATGTCTCGATGATGCGACAGTTGTCGTTCAGTTGGAACCCACattaatcaaagctattaagaaaggtgggtttttcAGACATGAGCCATCAACATTCTATTCTAtgatttcgtcaaaagaggaTTGTGTGGTTTGTGGCAGGTTACTGCTCCCCAGGTGTCAATTGTATCTGGTGTGTCAATGTCTGTAATGTGGGTAAAAAGCATAAGAGAATGTCAATAAGCTCTCAAATACCGCCGCCTGTTTAGTTCACGTTGTAAAGCgccggaggtcgagggttcaagccttAGACCGGACCATCTCCATTAGTCTTAAACATCTGAAGACAATGTGCTGCCGCCTAAGctgtgacatctgcaaatggtttaATATTCTAGTCTCGGATAAGAACGGAAAACCGTAAGCCCCGTttcttgcatcttctctgtaactcaaggaggcacctgaaaaattccctttcaaaagttgtaaactgctcaatgcagtctgcccGAAAATTTCCtcgaaaagtgctgaaaagcgcATAATAGcacattaaaatgaagaatgtACGAGATAAatttatcgttatcatcatcaatcGAAGCTTAATTGGTAGCCGCTTTCCATTAGCtctttattgtttattttcagttcttccacaagttcaaatttccttcattatcaaaatttttgttcccagctaaatgggaaattaagtccattttatcaGTACGTTTATACTTTAACAGTGATGAATACTTCGTACCAAcaattattctctccttttcaggggccagagcttgtgtcgaacttGGCTtgtataaagaagcaaggagctggttgcatatgggattggccgtatcctttaacgaaCGTTTCAAACGTGATACGAGATGCAATGCGAGTAATATTTCAAGGGAAATCAATACGTTCCGGAGAGATTGTTCAACATATAATGGAAGCAATGTTATCTtatactgcactgagcagtttaaagaagctagAATATTCTTAAAGAGTTATTTAGACTATTCCTCGAAACTTTACTCAAAAGAAGAGGCCATATAAATTAATTCCCAGAGTTTGAGCTGAATACccctcatttttgtcttcagacGAGCATCACCATGACGACCGAACCTAAACCAATAAATACGCTTCAGAGCTAGAAAAAACTCTCCAATAACTTGATATCAAATATCTAAAAAAACCCACGTTCGGATAATCATTCCAGTTTTAAGGTTCTATCTAATACTCTCACTGTCTTTTAAAAATACACATTTCCATAGCATTTTCGCAAAACTGCTGATTTATCGACCCTTGAcacgttttaagattgaaaatgaCGACCAACGTCTGCTTCGATTACTAAGGAAAACTAATGCTAAACTAATAGTCATAGCAAACAGTTCTtccaatctcggcaacgcttatcaaggtctaggacagttcaaaacagccatccagtaccatcaacgtcatctagaaattgcaaaagaagtgggagacaaggccggagagggaagaagttattgcaatctcggcaacgcttatcaaggtctaggacagttcaaaacagccatccagtaccatcaacgtgatctagaaattgctaaagaagtgggagacaaggccggagagggaagcagttatggcaacctcggcaacgcttatcaaggtctaggacagttcaaaacagccatccagtaccatcaacgtcgtctagaaattgctaaagaagtgggagacaaggccggagagggaagaggttatggcaacctcggcaacgcttatcaaggtctaggacagttcaaaacagccatccagtaccatcaacgtcgtctagaaattgctaaagaagtgggagacaaggccggagagggaagaggttatggcaacctcggcaacgcttacagaggtctaggacagttcaaaacagccatccagtaccatcaacgtcatctagaaattgctaaagaagtgggagacaaggccggagagggaagcagttatggcaacctcggcaacgcttatcaaggtctaggacagttcaaaacagccatccagtaccatcaacgtcgtctagaaattgctaaagaagtgggagacaaggccggagagggaagaggttatggcaacctcggcaacgcttatcaaagtctaggacagttcaaaacagccatccagtaccatcaacgtcatctagaaattgctaaagaagtgggagacaaggccggagagggaagcagttatggcaacctcggcaacgcttatcaaggtctaggacagttcaaaacagccatccagtaccatcaacgtcgtctagaaattgctaaagaagtgggagacaaggccggagagggaagaggttatggcaacctcggcaacgcttacagaggtctaggacagttcaaaacagccatccagtaccatcaacgtgatctagaaattgctaaagaagtgggagacaaggccggagagggaagcagttatggcaacctcggcaacgcttatcaaggtcaaggacagttcaaaacagccatccagtaccatcaacgtcatctagaaattgctaaagaagtgggagacaaggccggagagggaaaaagttatttcaacCTCGGCAATGTTTATCAAGTTCTacgacagttcaaaacagcaactgagtaccatcaacgtgatctagaaattgctaaagaagtgggagacaaggctggagagggaaaaagttattgcctTCTCGGTAGGATTCATCAGGGTcaaagagagttgaaaacagcTATTGA
This is a stretch of genomic DNA from Pocillopora verrucosa isolate sample1 chromosome 12, ASM3666991v2, whole genome shotgun sequence. It encodes these proteins:
- the LOC136277325 gene encoding tetratricopeptide repeat protein 28-like, with the protein product MTSFGEKRDSEDDSSTAMAESNLPTTREELGVKNEFPATATEKSQVTSSDAELDEDDDLLREIAKVCLEEGNKEYRQGEANNAINSYTEGLQVNCKDKRLNAKLYSNRATAHFRLANYVECLDDATVVVQLEPTLIKAIKKGARACVELGLYKEARSWLHMGLAIENDDQRLLRLLRKTNAKLIAGEGSSYGNLGNAYQGLGQFKTAIQYHQRRLEIAKEVGDKAGEGRGYGNLGNAYQGLGQFKTAIQYHQRRLEIAKEVGDKAGEGRGYGNLGNAYRGLGQFKTAIQYHQRHLEIAKEVGDKAGEGSSYGNLGNAYQGLGQFKTAIQYHQRRLEIAKEVGDKAGEGRGYGNLGNAYQSLGQFKTAIQYHQRHLEIAKEVGDKAGEGSSYGNLGNAYQGLGQFKTAIQYHQRRLEIAKEVGDKAGEGRGYGNLGNAYRGLGQFKTAIQYHQRDLEIAKEVGDKAGEGSSYGNLGNAYQGQGQFKTAIQYHQRHLEIAKEVGDKAGEGKSYFNLGNVYQVLRQFKTATEYHQRDLEIAKEVGDKAGEGKSYCLLGRIHQGQRELKTAIECFQRHLEISKEVGDKTGEACSLRSLGSSFERQGNLMMAFDCYYSSVELYDDIRASLQLNDQWKICYRNQHQGAYKGLWRINLNRGQVVKALLATEKGRAQALRDLMVTKYQPGDSLKPSASRISLRWVPLRTVFIAINGPCVYFWVCLSENNIQMREVHVNKYKYENELKFFIQLLNKTVLKEISKRDTVTIENPPLDSLTDEEVANNVIRVDVRHSQSSALKKLHDIIVTPIADLIEGNDEITIVPEGPFCLVPYAALQDSNSSYLSDSFRIRVLPSLTTLQLIHDCPADFHMKTGALLVGDPCFNDIIYEGRRLMQLPGARKEVEMIGRILNVSPLTGEMATKDAVLKRISSVALVHIAAHGKMETGEVILAPNTARDNPQPLEKDYLLTMKDVIESGLRARLVVLSCCHTARGEVMAEGVVGMARALLGAGARSVVVTLWAIGDEGTLEFMSFFYDALSKGKKASEALNQAMKCTREIEKFKEVIYWAPFVLIGDDVNLDFNEI